One window from the genome of Hydra vulgaris chromosome 02, alternate assembly HydraT2T_AEP encodes:
- the LOC136075801 gene encoding 52 kDa repressor of the inhibitor of the protein kinase-like encodes MRSLDANKLLNDCKNLEISLRNPSTEESDMSHEELYSEINTFLRMEASAESKDALEILKYITANSVIEIFPNLFIARRILLTSPISVASAERSFSKLKLIKNYLRSTMGQDRLSALALISIENKISRSLDCSDLIDEFASLKVRKVKF; translated from the coding sequence ATGCGAAGTTTAGATGCAAATAAATTGTTGAATGattgtaaaaatttagaaatatcaCTGAGAAATCCTAGCACAGAAGAATCGGACATGAGTCATGAAGAGTTATACTCggaaataaatacatttttaagaatGGAAGCTTCGGCGGAATCAAAAGATGCACTGGAAATTTTGAAGTATATTACTGCAAATTCTGTAATCgaaatttttccaaatttatttattgccCGACGAATTTTACTAACTTCCCCTATTTCAGTGGCAAGTGCAGAGAGGtcattttccaaattaaaactcataaaaaactatttacgtTCCACTATGGGTCAAGACCGCTTATCTGCATTAGCTTTAATTtccattgaaaataaaataagtcgGTCATTGGACTGTTCTGATTTAATTGATGAGTTTGCGTCTTTAAAAGTCAGAAAGGTTAAGTTTTAA